In the genome of Acidimicrobiales bacterium, one region contains:
- a CDS encoding FAD-binding protein gives MGLSDLDRFAAEVGDEGPVTVVGGRTAWEVGGPVDPAAREVRAPCGVVAFEPADLTVRVGAGTPVAEVDAALAAAGQAVALPDGPGATVGGVLAVGRSGVRRLGWGPVRDALLEARYVSAEGRLVKAGGPTVKNVSGFDLCRLLVGSLGTLGLIGEVVLRTRPLPAASRWLAGPADPFALLHALHRPSSLLWDGTTTWALLEGDPADVDEQAAVCERAGMADADGPPPLPGHRWSLPPGELRGLTGRFVAEVGVGVVHADGPPPPRDLDPVTVDLNERVRSRFDPTRRLNPGRDPLSVS, from the coding sequence GTGGGTCTGAGCGACCTCGACCGCTTCGCCGCCGAGGTCGGCGACGAGGGGCCGGTGACGGTGGTCGGCGGGCGGACGGCCTGGGAGGTCGGCGGGCCGGTCGACCCGGCGGCCAGGGAGGTCAGGGCGCCGTGCGGGGTGGTCGCCTTCGAGCCGGCCGACCTGACCGTGCGGGTCGGCGCCGGGACGCCGGTCGCCGAGGTCGACGCCGCGCTCGCCGCGGCCGGCCAGGCCGTGGCCCTGCCCGACGGGCCGGGCGCGACCGTCGGCGGGGTGCTCGCCGTCGGCCGCAGCGGCGTGCGGCGGCTCGGCTGGGGGCCGGTGCGCGACGCGCTCCTCGAAGCCCGCTACGTGTCGGCCGAGGGCCGCCTGGTCAAGGCCGGCGGGCCGACGGTGAAGAACGTCAGCGGGTTCGACCTGTGCCGCCTCCTGGTCGGCTCGCTCGGCACGCTCGGCCTGATCGGTGAGGTCGTCCTCCGCACCCGCCCGCTCCCGGCCGCGTCGCGCTGGCTGGCCGGGCCGGCCGACCCGTTCGCGCTGCTCCACGCGCTCCACCGGCCGTCGTCGCTGCTGTGGGACGGCACGACCACGTGGGCCCTGCTCGAGGGCGACCCGGCCGACGTCGACGAGCAGGCGGCCGTGTGCGAGCGGGCGGGGATGGCCGACGCCGACGGCCCGCCGCCGCTCCCAGGGCACCGGTGGTCGCTGCCGCCCGGCGAGCTCCGGGGCCTGACCGGGCGGTTCGTGGCCGAGGTCGGCGTGGGCGTCGTCCACGCCGACGGCCCGCCGCCGCCCCGGGACCTCGACCCGGTGACCGTCGACCTGAACGAGAGGGTCAGGTCGAGGTTCGACCCGACCCGCCGTCTCAACCCCGGGCGCGACCCGCTGTCGGTGTCCTGA
- a CDS encoding (Fe-S)-binding protein: protein MVRALARSTIDLGVDDDDLAACVACGLCLPHCPTYRVTGEEPASPRGRIAAMRRVHWDGAPADDAFVGVMDACVQCRGCETACPSAVPFGRLMEHTRAALAEHVPSYQPWWWRLAYRVLGHHRLLLAGSTAAAVAQRAGLPLPRRAGLPARLPVRRPRLRPSGDDVWLFTGCVMDAWLRDTHAAVQRVVEAAGAGVALPGPGAACCGALHVHAGLREDARRLAERTIAALPGDAPVLVDSAGCGAALKGYGELLGTAEAERFSARVLDVSEWLAGRLDRLPPARRRLAARVAVQDPCHLRHVQRAHEPVRAVLRPYADLVELDDEGLCCGAGGAYATTHPETAGAIRDRKLAAVARSGAGVVASANPGCALHLAAAGLTVRHPLELVDEALGLADGR, encoded by the coding sequence ATGGTCCGCGCCCTGGCCCGCTCCACCATCGACCTCGGCGTCGACGACGACGACCTCGCCGCCTGCGTGGCCTGCGGCCTGTGCCTGCCCCACTGCCCGACCTACCGGGTGACGGGGGAGGAGCCGGCCTCGCCGAGGGGCCGGATCGCGGCGATGCGGCGGGTCCACTGGGACGGCGCCCCCGCCGACGACGCCTTCGTCGGCGTGATGGACGCCTGCGTGCAGTGCCGGGGCTGCGAGACGGCCTGCCCGTCGGCGGTCCCGTTCGGCCGCCTGATGGAGCACACGAGGGCCGCCCTCGCCGAGCACGTGCCGTCGTACCAGCCCTGGTGGTGGCGCCTCGCCTACCGGGTCCTCGGCCACCACCGCCTGCTCCTCGCGGGGTCGACCGCCGCGGCCGTCGCCCAGCGGGCCGGGCTGCCGCTGCCCCGCCGGGCCGGCCTGCCCGCCCGCCTCCCGGTCCGCCGGCCCCGCCTCCGCCCGAGCGGCGACGACGTCTGGCTGTTCACCGGGTGCGTGATGGACGCCTGGCTCCGCGACACCCACGCCGCCGTCCAGCGGGTGGTCGAGGCGGCCGGGGCCGGGGTCGCCCTCCCCGGTCCGGGGGCGGCGTGCTGCGGCGCCCTCCACGTCCACGCCGGCCTGAGAGAGGACGCCCGCCGCCTCGCCGAGCGGACCATCGCCGCCCTGCCCGGCGACGCCCCCGTCCTCGTCGACTCGGCCGGCTGCGGCGCGGCCCTGAAGGGCTACGGCGAGCTGCTCGGGACGGCGGAGGCCGAGCGGTTCTCGGCGCGGGTGCTCGACGTGTCGGAGTGGCTCGCCGGCCGGCTCGACCGGCTGCCGCCGGCCCGCCGCCGCCTGGCCGCCCGGGTGGCGGTGCAGGACCCGTGCCACCTGCGCCACGTCCAGCGGGCCCACGAGCCCGTCCGGGCCGTCCTGCGCCCGTACGCCGACCTCGTGGAGCTGGACGACGAGGGCCTGTGCTGCGGCGCCGGCGGCGCGTACGCCACGACCCACCCGGAGACGGCGGGCGCCATCCGGGACCGGAAGCTGGCCGCCGTCGCCCGGTCGGGGGCGGGGGTGGTGGCGAGCGCCAACCCGGGCTGCGCCCTGCACCTGGCGGCCGCCGGGCTGACCGTCCGCCACCCGCTGGAGCTGGTCGACGAGGCCCTCGGGCTGGCCGATGGCCGGTGA
- a CDS encoding TIGR00730 family Rossman fold protein, translated as MANRPRYRTGDADLDRRIDELLDAAGAGANRDVLFDILVSGVRLALDEADRLDLKIASAALREMRMAYRAFAPYRMAKKVTIFGSARTDTSDPLYAQARDLARELAHRDWMVVTGAGPGIMAAGLEGAGREQSFGVNIRLPWEQDPNPFIAGDEKLISMKYFFTRKLMLMKESHGFVSLPGGFGTLDEVFELLTLLQTGKALPAPIVLLEVPGGTYWRSWERFVRDEVLHRRLVSPDDLDLFTITDDVTTAVDELIGFYRNYHSLRWVKDRLVLRVHAAPTDEEVAGLAERFGELAVDGRIERTGPLPPEVADDDHVDLPRIVLRFDIFRLGGLGRLIRALNDLPSAPQGEEPRPPLPAAEPMLEGEPLDG; from the coding sequence ATGGCCAACCGACCCCGGTACCGGACCGGCGACGCCGACCTCGACCGCCGCATCGACGAGCTGCTCGACGCGGCCGGTGCGGGCGCCAACCGGGACGTGCTGTTCGACATCCTCGTCTCCGGCGTGCGCCTCGCCCTCGACGAGGCCGACCGCCTGGACCTGAAGATCGCGAGCGCCGCCCTGCGGGAGATGCGGATGGCCTACCGGGCCTTCGCCCCCTACCGGATGGCGAAGAAGGTGACGATCTTCGGCTCGGCGAGGACCGACACGAGCGACCCGCTCTACGCCCAGGCCCGCGACCTCGCGAGGGAGCTGGCCCACCGGGACTGGATGGTGGTCACCGGCGCCGGGCCGGGGATCATGGCCGCCGGCCTGGAGGGAGCCGGCCGGGAGCAGTCCTTCGGCGTCAACATCCGCCTGCCCTGGGAGCAGGACCCGAACCCGTTCATCGCCGGCGACGAGAAGCTCATCTCGATGAAGTACTTCTTCACGAGGAAGCTGATGCTCATGAAGGAGTCGCACGGGTTCGTGTCGCTCCCCGGCGGCTTCGGCACCCTGGACGAGGTCTTCGAGCTGCTCACGCTCCTCCAGACGGGCAAGGCCCTGCCCGCCCCGATCGTGCTGCTCGAGGTGCCGGGCGGGACCTACTGGCGCTCGTGGGAGCGCTTCGTGCGCGACGAGGTGCTGCACCGGCGGCTGGTCAGCCCGGACGACCTCGACCTGTTCACGATCACCGACGACGTCACCACCGCGGTCGACGAGCTGATCGGCTTCTACCGCAACTACCACTCGCTGCGCTGGGTGAAGGACCGGCTGGTGCTGCGGGTGCACGCCGCGCCGACCGACGAGGAGGTCGCCGGCCTGGCCGAGCGCTTCGGGGAGCTCGCCGTCGACGGCCGCATCGAGCGGACCGGCCCGCTCCCGCCCGAGGTCGCCGACGACGACCACGTGGACCTCCCCCGCATCGTCCTGCGCTTCGACATCTTCCGGCTGGGCGGCCTCGGCCGGCTCATCCGGGCGCTGAACGACCTGCCGTCGGCCCCGCAGGGCGAGGAGCCCCGCCCGCCCCTCCCGGCCGCCGAGCCCATGCTCGAGGGCGAGCCCCTCGACGGTTAG
- a CDS encoding GNAT family N-acetyltransferase yields the protein MSGADPLGRAAGNLAGWHDASVRAVGRRTAVTDGVWHGVGPVPPIYFQAITVQPPSPAQVDAVRTAVDGPGRSVVCDTWGGLDLRRAGLAPEGDTPWFERPPGPPAPAERRSPPAGLEVVPVRDEATLRRFEATSVAAFGGDPGAHRPLALHGPGLLDEPGMTAWLAVLGGRPVGSAMSWLGAGVVGVYAVAVLPRARRRGIGEALTWTATLADPERPAVLQPSHQAMRLYRRLGYREIGRSRTWST from the coding sequence GTGAGCGGCGCCGATCCGCTCGGGCGGGCGGCCGGGAACCTCGCCGGGTGGCACGACGCCTCGGTCAGGGCGGTGGGCCGGCGCACGGCGGTGACGGACGGGGTGTGGCACGGCGTCGGGCCGGTCCCGCCCATCTACTTCCAGGCCATCACCGTCCAGCCGCCGTCGCCCGCCCAGGTCGACGCCGTGCGGACCGCGGTCGACGGCCCGGGCCGCTCGGTGGTGTGCGACACGTGGGGCGGGCTCGACCTCCGGCGCGCCGGGCTGGCACCGGAGGGTGACACCCCCTGGTTCGAGCGGCCGCCCGGCCCGCCCGCCCCGGCCGAGCGCCGGTCCCCGCCCGCCGGCCTCGAGGTCGTGCCGGTCAGGGACGAGGCCACCCTGCGCCGGTTCGAGGCGACCAGCGTCGCCGCCTTCGGGGGCGACCCCGGCGCCCACCGGCCCCTCGCCCTCCACGGGCCCGGCCTCCTCGACGAGCCGGGGATGACGGCGTGGCTGGCCGTGCTCGGCGGCCGCCCGGTCGGCTCGGCCATGTCCTGGCTCGGCGCCGGCGTGGTCGGCGTGTACGCCGTCGCCGTGCTCCCCCGGGCCCGCCGGCGGGGCATCGGCGAGGCGCTCACGTGGACGGCCACCCTGGCCGACCCCGAGCGCCCGGCCGTCCTCCAGCCGAGCCACCAGGCGATGCGGCTGTACCGCCGCCTCGGCTACCGGGAGATCGGGCGGTCCCGCACCTGGTCGACCTGA
- the cofH gene encoding 5-amino-6-(D-ribitylamino)uracil--L-tyrosine 4-hydroxyphenyl transferase CofH, with the protein MSEDLLALGAAELAARARAVRDAAHGTRVTFSPKVFVPLTMLCRDRCGYCTFAKAPARLDAPYLTPEQVLAIATAGAEAGCHEVLFTLGERPEDRYPVARAWLAEHGHASTVDYLVAMCRLVLDETGLLPHANAGALSADELAALRPVAPSQGMMVETLRADLACHRGAPDKEPARRLATLEAAGQLGIPFTTGILVGIGETRADRLAALEAIAASHRRHGHVQEVIVQNFLPKPGTAMHAAPPCPADEYVEAVALARLVLPPEVHVQAPPNLSDDFGALLDAGVDDWGGVSPVTADHVNPERPWPALDRLRSVTEARGFALAPRLTVHPAWALDPERWLDPALRFPVLDRSDAEGLARDDRWASGGDTPAPIVLPAPSASAGGAVGEVLAGVLMGHEAGEDELVTLFSARGPEVAAVCEVADDLRRRTVGDVVTFVVNRNINYTNVCTFKCRFCAFSKGPLSLNLRGAPYLLTLEDIQGRVVEAVERGATEVCLQGGIHPSFDGDYYLEVTRAVKAVAPDIHIHGFTALEVTEGARRLGEPLDHYLRRLMDAGLRTLPGTAAEILDDEVRAVLCADKVDTQEWLDAHRTAHAVGLRSNVTIMFGSVEQPRSWARHLVVTRALQKETGGFTEFVPLPFVHMAAPIYLQRKARRGPTFREALLMHAVGRIAYDGWIPNVQASWVKLGLGGAAQMLQAGVNDLGGTLMDENISRAAGAVHGQLVEEAGLRALVEPLGRSLEQRTTLYGRVASPV; encoded by the coding sequence ATGTCGGAGGACCTCCTCGCGCTCGGGGCCGCGGAGCTGGCGGCCAGGGCCAGGGCCGTCCGCGACGCCGCCCACGGCACCAGGGTGACGTTCTCGCCGAAGGTCTTCGTCCCCCTCACCATGCTGTGCCGGGACCGGTGCGGCTACTGCACCTTCGCCAAGGCCCCGGCCCGCCTCGACGCTCCCTACCTGACCCCCGAGCAGGTCCTCGCCATCGCCACGGCCGGCGCCGAGGCCGGCTGCCACGAGGTCCTCTTCACCCTGGGAGAGCGCCCCGAGGACCGCTACCCCGTCGCCCGGGCCTGGCTGGCCGAGCACGGGCACGCCTCGACGGTCGACTACCTCGTCGCCATGTGCCGCCTCGTCCTCGACGAGACCGGGCTGCTCCCCCACGCCAACGCCGGCGCCCTGAGCGCCGACGAACTGGCCGCCCTGCGGCCGGTGGCGCCGTCGCAGGGGATGATGGTCGAGACCCTGCGGGCCGACCTCGCCTGCCACCGCGGCGCGCCGGACAAGGAGCCGGCCCGCCGCCTGGCCACCCTCGAGGCGGCCGGCCAGCTCGGCATCCCGTTCACCACCGGCATCCTCGTCGGCATCGGCGAGACCAGGGCCGACCGCCTCGCCGCGCTGGAGGCCATCGCCGCCTCCCACCGCCGGCACGGCCACGTGCAGGAGGTGATCGTCCAGAACTTCCTGCCGAAGCCCGGGACGGCCATGCACGCCGCGCCGCCGTGCCCGGCCGACGAGTACGTCGAGGCCGTCGCCCTCGCCCGGCTCGTGCTCCCGCCCGAGGTCCACGTGCAGGCGCCGCCCAACCTGTCCGACGACTTCGGGGCCCTCCTCGACGCCGGGGTGGACGACTGGGGCGGCGTCTCGCCCGTCACCGCCGACCACGTGAACCCGGAGCGGCCCTGGCCGGCCCTCGACCGGCTGCGGTCGGTGACCGAGGCGCGGGGCTTCGCGCTCGCCCCCCGGCTGACCGTGCACCCGGCCTGGGCGCTCGACCCCGAGCGGTGGCTCGACCCGGCCCTGCGCTTCCCCGTGCTCGACCGGTCCGACGCCGAGGGCCTCGCCCGCGACGACCGCTGGGCGTCGGGCGGGGACACACCGGCGCCGATCGTCCTCCCGGCCCCGTCGGCGTCGGCCGGCGGCGCCGTCGGCGAGGTCCTGGCCGGCGTGCTGATGGGCCACGAGGCGGGCGAGGACGAGCTCGTCACCCTGTTCTCGGCGAGGGGCCCGGAGGTCGCCGCCGTGTGCGAGGTGGCCGACGACCTGCGCCGCCGAACGGTGGGCGACGTGGTCACCTTCGTCGTCAACCGGAACATCAACTACACCAACGTCTGCACCTTCAAGTGCCGGTTCTGCGCGTTCTCGAAGGGGCCGCTGTCCCTGAACCTCAGGGGCGCGCCCTACCTGCTGACGCTGGAGGACATCCAGGGGCGCGTGGTCGAGGCCGTCGAGCGGGGCGCCACCGAGGTCTGCCTCCAGGGCGGCATCCACCCGAGCTTCGACGGCGACTACTACCTCGAGGTCACCCGGGCGGTGAAGGCCGTCGCCCCGGACATCCACATCCACGGGTTCACGGCGCTCGAGGTCACCGAGGGGGCGCGACGGCTGGGCGAGCCCCTCGACCACTACCTGCGCCGGCTGATGGACGCCGGCCTGCGGACCCTGCCGGGCACGGCGGCCGAGATCCTCGACGACGAGGTGCGGGCCGTCCTCTGCGCCGACAAGGTCGACACCCAGGAGTGGCTGGACGCCCACCGCACCGCCCACGCCGTCGGGCTGCGGTCGAACGTGACGATCATGTTCGGCTCGGTCGAGCAGCCGAGGAGCTGGGCCCGGCACCTCGTCGTCACCCGCGCCCTCCAGAAGGAGACCGGCGGGTTCACCGAGTTCGTGCCGCTCCCGTTCGTGCACATGGCCGCCCCGATCTACCTCCAGCGCAAGGCCAGGCGGGGGCCGACGTTCCGCGAGGCGCTGCTCATGCACGCCGTCGGCCGCATCGCCTACGACGGCTGGATCCCGAACGTGCAGGCCTCCTGGGTGAAGCTCGGCCTCGGCGGCGCCGCGCAGATGCTCCAGGCCGGGGTCAACGACCTGGGCGGCACCCTGATGGACGAGAACATCTCCCGGGCGGCCGGCGCCGTGCACGGCCAGCTGGTCGAGGAGGCCGGGCTGCGGGCCCTGGTCGAGCCGCTCGGCCGGTCCCTGGAGCAGCGGACCACGCTCTACGGGCGGGTCGCGTCGCCGGTGTGA
- a CDS encoding alkaline phosphatase PhoX translates to MDRRRFLKFAGAAAGAVALGPAFWEGTYAAAAQGLLATGAGPYGPLLAPDANGVRLPAGFSSRVVARSLEVVPGSDYPWHVFPDGAATFAQPGGGWIYVANSEAPLAGGAGAIVFDATGTVIGAHRVLSGTNMNCSGGRTPWGTWLSCEEHELGRVWECDPTGATAGVVRPALGTFWHEAVTVDPVAGVLYLTEDQPDGRFYRFVPDAYPSLDAGRLQVASVDPVGRVTWLDVPDPTALTGGPTRLQVPASTAFDGGEGIWFDSGHVYFTTKGDDRVWDYLTGRGQLRVLYDGAAHPEAPLHGVDNLTVTAGGDIYVCEDGGDLQICLITPQRRVAPFLQVVDHPGSELSGIAFSPAADRLYFSSQRGGGTGITYEVTGPFRQPGTSSGAVAG, encoded by the coding sequence GTGGACCGACGACGCTTTCTCAAGTTCGCTGGGGCGGCGGCCGGCGCGGTGGCGCTCGGGCCCGCCTTCTGGGAGGGGACCTACGCGGCCGCGGCGCAGGGGCTGCTGGCGACGGGTGCCGGCCCGTACGGGCCGCTGCTCGCGCCCGACGCCAACGGCGTCCGCCTGCCGGCCGGCTTCTCGTCGCGGGTCGTGGCCCGGTCGCTCGAGGTCGTCCCCGGCAGCGACTACCCGTGGCACGTCTTCCCCGACGGGGCGGCGACGTTCGCCCAGCCCGGTGGCGGGTGGATCTACGTCGCCAACAGCGAGGCGCCGTTGGCCGGCGGGGCCGGGGCCATCGTGTTCGACGCCACCGGGACGGTCATCGGCGCCCACCGGGTGCTGTCGGGCACGAACATGAACTGCTCGGGCGGCCGCACGCCGTGGGGCACGTGGCTGTCCTGCGAGGAGCACGAGCTCGGGCGGGTGTGGGAGTGCGACCCGACGGGGGCGACGGCCGGCGTGGTCCGCCCCGCGCTCGGCACGTTCTGGCACGAGGCGGTGACGGTCGACCCGGTGGCCGGCGTGCTCTACCTGACCGAGGACCAGCCCGACGGGCGCTTCTACCGCTTCGTCCCCGACGCCTACCCGTCCCTCGACGCCGGCCGGCTCCAGGTGGCGTCGGTCGACCCCGTCGGCCGGGTCACGTGGCTCGACGTGCCCGACCCCACCGCCCTCACCGGCGGCCCCACCCGCCTCCAGGTGCCGGCGAGCACGGCGTTCGACGGCGGCGAGGGCATCTGGTTCGACAGCGGGCACGTGTACTTCACGACCAAGGGCGACGACCGGGTGTGGGACTACCTGACCGGGCGAGGCCAGCTGCGCGTGCTCTACGACGGGGCCGCCCACCCGGAGGCGCCGCTGCACGGCGTCGACAACCTGACCGTCACGGCCGGCGGCGACATCTACGTCTGCGAGGACGGCGGCGACCTCCAGATCTGCCTCATCACCCCGCAGCGGCGGGTGGCGCCGTTCCTCCAGGTCGTGGACCACCCCGGGTCCGAGCTGAGCGGCATCGCCTTCTCGCCCGCCGCCGACCGCCTCTACTTCAGCTCCCAGCGGGGCGGCGGCACCGGCATCACCTACGAGGTGACCGGCCCGTTCCGCCAGCCGGGCACGAGCAGCGGCGCCGTCGCCGGCTGA
- a CDS encoding alpha/beta fold hydrolase has product MTELPTRRVEANGLTFSVVDAGEGPAVLLLHGFPDSSYLWRHQVPALVDAGYRVLAPDLRGFGESDRPEGVDQYAIPLVFMDVVALLDEAGVDRARVVGHDWGAGVAWTLASLAPDRVERLVAISVGHPSAYFSLGGFEQRERSWYMLFFQFEGVAEEGLRADDWRLLREWAGGGDVERHVADLSRPGALTAALNWYRANIPPQAFTLGLGPELPPVRCPVMAVWSDGDHHCLEPQIKGSDRYVDGPFRYERVHRASHWVPIDAPDRLNRLLVDFLA; this is encoded by the coding sequence GTGACCGAGCTGCCGACCCGGCGGGTGGAGGCCAACGGCCTGACGTTCTCGGTGGTGGACGCCGGCGAGGGGCCGGCCGTCCTCCTGCTCCATGGCTTCCCCGACTCGTCGTACCTCTGGCGCCACCAGGTGCCCGCGCTCGTCGACGCCGGCTACCGGGTGCTGGCCCCCGACCTGCGGGGCTTCGGGGAGAGCGACCGGCCGGAGGGCGTGGACCAGTACGCCATCCCGCTCGTGTTCATGGACGTGGTCGCCCTGCTCGACGAGGCCGGCGTGGACCGGGCCAGGGTGGTCGGCCACGACTGGGGCGCCGGCGTGGCCTGGACCCTGGCCTCCCTGGCGCCCGACCGGGTCGAGCGGCTGGTCGCCATCTCCGTCGGCCACCCGTCCGCCTACTTCTCCCTCGGCGGCTTCGAGCAGCGGGAGCGGAGCTGGTACATGCTCTTCTTCCAGTTCGAGGGGGTCGCCGAGGAGGGCCTGCGGGCCGACGACTGGCGGCTCCTCCGCGAGTGGGCCGGCGGCGGCGACGTCGAGCGCCACGTCGCCGACCTGTCCCGCCCCGGCGCCCTCACGGCCGCGTTGAACTGGTACCGGGCCAACATCCCGCCCCAGGCCTTCACGCTCGGCCTCGGGCCGGAGCTGCCGCCGGTGCGCTGCCCGGTGATGGCGGTATGGAGCGACGGCGACCACCACTGCCTGGAGCCCCAGATCAAGGGGTCGGACCGGTACGTGGACGGCCCGTTCCGCTACGAGCGGGTGCACCGGGCGAGCCACTGGGTGCCGATCGACGCCCCCGACCGGCTGAACCGCCTGCTGGTCGACTTCCTGGCCTGA
- the pgl gene encoding 6-phosphogluconolactonase, with protein MHGDLVRTDDVPGEFARRVIEAFAGKDGDTFSLALSGGETARRCYERLADEGRNRIDWWKVDVYWGDERCVPIDHPASNFRLGREALLDRVGAANAYYPMRCEEGPDPYQLRVGELGRLDVVHLGLGQDGHTASLFPGSPALEADEGRLVVMNEDPTGANPHGRMTLTFAGIARARLVLVTVAGESKREAFAAVRRGDDVPAGRVRAERLVWIVDPAAAGEEGE; from the coding sequence GTGCACGGCGACCTCGTCCGCACCGACGACGTGCCCGGTGAGTTCGCGCGGCGCGTCATCGAGGCCTTCGCCGGCAAGGACGGCGACACGTTCTCGCTGGCCCTCTCGGGCGGCGAGACGGCCAGGCGGTGCTACGAGCGGCTGGCCGACGAGGGCCGCAACCGCATCGACTGGTGGAAGGTCGACGTCTACTGGGGCGACGAGCGCTGCGTGCCGATCGACCACCCGGCCTCGAACTTCCGGCTCGGCCGGGAGGCGCTGCTCGACCGGGTCGGCGCGGCCAACGCCTACTACCCGATGCGCTGCGAGGAGGGGCCCGACCCCTACCAGCTGCGCGTCGGCGAGCTCGGCCGGCTCGACGTCGTCCACCTCGGCCTCGGGCAGGACGGGCACACGGCGTCGCTGTTCCCCGGCTCGCCCGCGCTCGAGGCCGACGAGGGCCGGCTCGTCGTGATGAACGAGGACCCGACCGGCGCCAACCCCCACGGCCGCATGACCCTGACCTTCGCCGGCATCGCCAGGGCCAGGCTGGTGCTCGTGACGGTGGCCGGCGAGTCCAAGCGCGAGGCGTTCGCGGCCGTCCGGCGGGGCGACGACGTCCCGGCCGGGCGGGTGCGGGCCGAGCGGCTGGTGTGGATCGTGGACCCGGCCGCGGCCGGCGAGGAGGGCGAGTGA